In one window of Nocardiopsis aegyptia DNA:
- a CDS encoding sodium-dependent transporter: MVQQPREQWGTRAGFLLAAIGSAVGLGNIWRFPYIAYDNGGGAFLVPYLIALLTAGIPLLILEYAIGHRYRSSAPLSYRRITRPAEVIGWWQVAVCFVIATYYAVIIAWAARFAFFSVGQQWGEDPEAFFYGDFLELGEAPGMVSGYVAGVAWPLVGVWVIVLAILALGIRQGVEKANKVFIPLLVVLFLILVVQALTLDGAAQGLDALFAPDWGAMLSGKVWIQAYGQIFFSLSIGFAIMVTYASYLKRKADLTGTAVTAGLANSSFELLAGIGVFAALGFMANAAGVGVDEVVQAGPGLAFVAFPQIISTLPVAGGLFGVLFFASLVVAGLSSLISIVQVIVSAVQDRTGLGRVPTVLVVGGATALASILLFPTHEGLYLLDAADHFINQYGIALAGLVMVVVFGWVVRKLPYFERHANATSTIRLALWWRVCLGVITPVLLGFMMWDSLRSELAEAYEGYSMSFLLTAGWGVAIGAIVFGVVVSLVPWKRADQLAADDARDEAAGTVPGPSTNEEGGR, from the coding sequence ATGGTCCAACAGCCTCGCGAGCAGTGGGGGACGCGCGCGGGATTCCTGCTGGCGGCGATCGGATCGGCCGTCGGACTGGGCAACATCTGGCGATTCCCCTACATCGCCTACGACAATGGTGGCGGTGCGTTCCTCGTGCCCTACCTCATCGCCCTGCTGACCGCGGGCATTCCGCTGCTCATCCTCGAATACGCCATCGGGCACCGCTACCGCTCGTCGGCGCCACTGTCCTACCGGCGCATCACCCGCCCCGCCGAGGTCATCGGCTGGTGGCAGGTCGCCGTCTGCTTCGTCATCGCCACCTACTACGCGGTCATCATCGCCTGGGCGGCGCGCTTCGCGTTCTTCTCGGTGGGCCAGCAGTGGGGCGAGGACCCCGAGGCGTTCTTCTACGGGGACTTCCTGGAGCTGGGCGAAGCGCCCGGCATGGTCTCCGGCTACGTCGCCGGAGTGGCCTGGCCGCTGGTGGGCGTGTGGGTGATCGTCCTGGCCATCCTGGCCCTGGGCATCCGCCAGGGCGTGGAGAAGGCCAACAAGGTCTTCATCCCGCTGCTCGTGGTGCTGTTCCTGATCCTGGTCGTGCAGGCGCTGACCCTGGACGGGGCCGCGCAGGGCCTGGACGCGCTCTTCGCCCCGGACTGGGGCGCCATGCTCAGCGGAAAGGTGTGGATCCAGGCCTACGGCCAGATCTTCTTCTCGCTGTCCATCGGCTTCGCCATCATGGTCACCTACGCCTCCTACCTCAAGCGCAAGGCCGACCTGACCGGCACCGCCGTCACCGCGGGCCTGGCCAACAGCTCCTTCGAGCTCCTGGCCGGCATCGGCGTCTTCGCCGCGCTGGGCTTCATGGCCAACGCCGCGGGCGTGGGCGTGGACGAGGTCGTCCAGGCCGGACCCGGTCTGGCCTTCGTCGCCTTCCCGCAGATCATCTCCACGCTGCCGGTGGCCGGGGGGCTGTTCGGCGTGCTGTTCTTCGCCTCCCTGGTGGTGGCCGGGCTCAGTTCCCTGATCAGCATCGTCCAGGTGATCGTCTCCGCCGTGCAGGACCGCACCGGGCTGGGCCGCGTGCCGACCGTGCTCGTGGTGGGCGGCGCGACCGCGCTGGCCTCGATCCTGCTCTTCCCGACCCACGAGGGCCTCTACCTGCTCGACGCCGCCGACCACTTCATCAACCAGTACGGCATCGCGCTGGCCGGACTCGTGATGGTGGTCGTCTTCGGCTGGGTCGTGCGCAAGCTGCCCTACTTCGAGCGCCACGCCAACGCCACCTCGACCATCCGGCTCGCGCTGTGGTGGCGCGTGTGCCTGGGCGTGATCACGCCCGTCCTGCTGGGCTTCATGATGTGGGACAGCCTGCGCTCGGAACTGGCCGAGGCCTACGAGGGCTACAGCATGTCCTTCCTGCTCACCGCCGGATGGGGCGTGGCGATCGGCGCCATCGTCTTCGGTGTCGTCGTCTCGCTCGTCCCGTGGAAGCGCGCGGACCAGCTCGCCGCGGACGACGCGCGGGATGAGGCCGCCGGGACCGTGCCGGGCCCGTCCACCAACGAGGAAGGGGGACGCTGA
- a CDS encoding molybdopterin oxidoreductase family protein has product MAFKDRIAHPWGSRTPYGPGQEWPARVDGHLAEGVAPQDVDRWVQSATILHSNGDALDIAVKDDRVVGVRGRAVDRVNRGRLGPKDLFGWQAHQSADRLTRPLVRRDGALVETDWDTAMDVVVRRSRELLDEQGPSALAFYTSGQLFLEEYYTLAAIGHGAIGTNHMDGNTRLCTATAAAALKESFGCDGQPGSYSDIDHADVIALYGHNMAETQTVLWSRVLDRLAGSDPPRLLCVDCRPTPVAREATLHLAPLPGTNLALMNALLHEIIRRDLVDHDYVQAHTVGYQDLVERVADHTPEVAERICGVPAGRIREAAELLGGARRLLSTVLQGFYQSHQATAAAVQVNNVHLVRGMLGRPGAGVLQMNGQPTAQNTRECGADGDLTGFRNWSNDEHVAELAKVWNLDTLQIPHYGPPTHAMQIMRYAETGSVRLLWVSATNPAVSLPDLHRIRALLARQGLFLVVQDIFATETTELADVVLPAATWGEKTGTFTNTDRTVHLSERAVDPPGEARADLDIFLDYARRMDFRDRDGAPFPQWHDAESAFEAWKRASAGRPCDYTGLTYAGLRGGSGVQWPCTAERPGGTERLYTDGRFWAAPQECESYGRDLVTGAPVEPVEYAAMNPFGRAIIRAAEYLPPHEEPDGQYPFALVTGRTLYHFHTRTKTGRVPQLSRAAPEVWVEIAESDAREAGIGEGDLVEVASPRGAVRARARISGIRPGVLFVPFHYGYWDARGQDRDRAANEMTVTDWDPVSKQPLFKTSAARLRLLRPADGRSAPAPTTTASRPVADGVPATTGGPEGLCQEDVGGGAR; this is encoded by the coding sequence ATGGCGTTCAAGGACCGGATCGCGCACCCCTGGGGTTCACGGACCCCCTACGGGCCCGGGCAGGAGTGGCCGGCCAGGGTCGACGGCCACCTCGCCGAGGGGGTCGCGCCCCAGGACGTGGACCGCTGGGTGCAGTCGGCGACGATCCTGCACTCCAACGGCGACGCCCTGGACATCGCGGTCAAGGACGACCGCGTCGTCGGTGTGCGCGGCCGGGCCGTCGACCGGGTCAACCGCGGGCGCCTGGGCCCCAAGGACCTGTTCGGATGGCAGGCCCACCAGTCCGCCGACCGCCTCACCCGCCCGCTCGTGCGCCGGGACGGCGCCCTGGTCGAGACCGACTGGGACACCGCCATGGACGTGGTGGTGCGGCGCAGCCGGGAACTGCTCGACGAGCAGGGCCCCAGCGCCCTGGCCTTCTACACCAGCGGCCAGCTGTTCCTGGAGGAGTACTACACGCTCGCGGCCATCGGGCACGGGGCGATCGGCACCAACCACATGGACGGCAACACCCGGTTGTGCACGGCCACCGCGGCGGCGGCGCTGAAGGAGTCGTTCGGGTGCGACGGCCAGCCGGGGTCGTACTCCGACATCGACCACGCCGACGTCATCGCCCTGTACGGGCACAACATGGCCGAGACGCAGACCGTCCTGTGGTCCCGGGTGCTGGACCGCCTCGCGGGGTCCGACCCGCCGCGGCTGCTGTGCGTGGACTGCCGGCCCACGCCGGTGGCGCGCGAGGCCACGCTGCACCTGGCGCCCCTGCCGGGGACCAACCTGGCGCTGATGAACGCCCTGCTGCACGAGATCATCCGCCGCGACCTGGTCGACCACGACTACGTCCAGGCGCACACCGTCGGCTACCAGGACCTGGTCGAGCGGGTGGCCGACCACACGCCCGAGGTCGCCGAGCGGATCTGCGGGGTCCCGGCCGGGCGCATCCGGGAGGCGGCCGAGCTGCTGGGCGGGGCGCGGCGGCTGCTGTCGACGGTGCTCCAGGGCTTCTACCAGTCCCACCAGGCGACCGCGGCGGCCGTGCAGGTCAACAACGTGCACCTGGTGCGCGGCATGCTCGGCCGGCCCGGCGCGGGCGTCCTGCAGATGAACGGCCAGCCCACGGCGCAGAACACGCGCGAATGCGGCGCCGACGGCGACCTGACGGGCTTTCGCAACTGGAGCAACGACGAGCACGTGGCGGAGCTGGCGAAGGTGTGGAACCTGGACACGCTGCAGATCCCGCACTACGGGCCGCCCACGCACGCGATGCAGATCATGCGCTACGCCGAGACCGGTTCGGTGCGCCTGCTGTGGGTGAGCGCGACCAACCCGGCGGTGTCGCTGCCCGACCTGCACCGGATCCGTGCGCTGCTGGCGCGCCAGGGGCTCTTCCTGGTCGTGCAGGACATCTTCGCGACCGAGACCACCGAACTCGCCGACGTGGTGCTGCCCGCCGCGACCTGGGGCGAGAAGACGGGGACGTTCACCAACACCGACCGGACGGTGCACCTGTCGGAGCGGGCCGTGGACCCGCCCGGCGAGGCTCGCGCGGACCTGGACATCTTCCTGGACTACGCGCGGCGGATGGACTTCCGTGACAGGGACGGCGCGCCCTTCCCGCAGTGGCACGACGCGGAGTCGGCCTTCGAGGCGTGGAAGCGGGCCAGCGCGGGACGGCCGTGCGACTACACCGGCCTGACCTACGCCGGGCTGCGGGGCGGCAGCGGTGTGCAGTGGCCCTGCACCGCCGAGCGGCCCGGGGGCACCGAGCGGCTCTACACCGACGGCCGTTTCTGGGCCGCGCCCCAGGAGTGCGAGAGCTACGGCCGCGACCTGGTCACCGGCGCACCGGTGGAACCCGTGGAGTACGCGGCGATGAACCCGTTCGGGCGGGCGATCATCAGGGCCGCGGAGTACCTGCCGCCGCACGAGGAGCCGGACGGGCAGTACCCCTTCGCGCTCGTGACCGGCCGCACGCTCTACCACTTCCACACCCGCACCAAGACCGGGCGGGTGCCACAGCTGAGCAGGGCCGCCCCCGAGGTGTGGGTGGAGATCGCCGAGTCCGACGCCCGCGAGGCCGGGATCGGCGAGGGCGACCTGGTCGAGGTCGCCTCGCCCCGGGGCGCGGTGCGGGCACGGGCCAGGATCAGCGGGATCCGGCCGGGCGTGCTGTTCGTCCCCTTCCACTACGGCTACTGGGACGCGCGGGGCCAGGACCGGGACCGGGCGGCCAACGAGATGACCGTCACCGACTGGGACCCGGTGTCCAAGCAGCCGCTGTTCAAGACCTCGGCCGCGCGGTTGCGGCTGCTGCGCCCCGCCGACGGCCGGTCGGCGCCGGCGCCGACCACGACGGCCTCCCGCCCGGTCGCCGACGGGGTCCCCGCCACCACGGGAGGCCCGGAGGGCCTGTGCCAGGAGGACGTGGGAGGGGGTGCGCGATGA
- a CDS encoding pirin family protein translates to MSNLEDHPAEQRVCTARGADPAPGTELLQPREVPLGGPRAMTVRRALPGKNRRMIGAWCFADVYGPTDVGARGGMQVPPHPHIGLQTVSWLVHGHVRHQDGLGSDQLVRPGQLNLMTAGDGIAHSERTPDQAPPLLHGAQLWVALPEADRAGAPRFEHHADLPVWEARDARVTVIAGEVAGHRSPARVHTPLMGAEVVLPAGARFDLPLDPAFEHGVLALDAPVHALGHRVEAGSLLYLDPGRAQVGLHTDQDAHLLVIGGEPFAEDLVMWWNFVGRDHDEIVAARTRWEAERVDPGTAPRFAPVTGDEGPPLPAPGTAGRRQGSRVRRRAVSAPTPAGTGP, encoded by the coding sequence GTGAGCAACCTCGAAGACCACCCCGCCGAACAGCGCGTGTGCACCGCCCGCGGCGCGGACCCCGCACCGGGCACCGAACTCCTACAGCCGCGCGAGGTCCCTCTGGGCGGCCCCCGCGCCATGACCGTGCGCCGCGCCCTGCCCGGCAAGAACCGGCGCATGATCGGCGCGTGGTGCTTCGCCGACGTCTACGGCCCCACCGACGTCGGCGCCCGGGGCGGCATGCAGGTCCCGCCGCACCCCCACATCGGCCTGCAGACGGTCAGCTGGCTGGTGCACGGCCACGTCCGCCACCAGGACGGACTGGGCTCCGACCAGCTCGTGCGGCCCGGACAGCTCAACCTCATGACCGCCGGGGACGGCATCGCCCACTCCGAGCGCACCCCCGACCAGGCGCCCCCGCTCCTGCACGGCGCCCAGCTGTGGGTGGCCCTGCCCGAGGCCGACCGCGCGGGCGCGCCCCGCTTCGAGCACCACGCCGACCTGCCCGTGTGGGAGGCGCGGGACGCGCGCGTGACGGTGATCGCCGGCGAGGTCGCGGGCCACCGCTCCCCCGCCCGCGTCCACACCCCGCTCATGGGCGCCGAGGTGGTGCTGCCCGCGGGCGCCCGCTTCGACCTCCCCCTGGACCCCGCCTTCGAGCACGGCGTCCTGGCCCTGGACGCCCCCGTCCACGCGCTCGGACACCGTGTGGAGGCCGGCTCCCTGCTCTACCTGGACCCCGGGCGCGCCCAGGTCGGCCTGCACACCGACCAGGACGCCCACCTGCTGGTGATCGGCGGGGAGCCCTTCGCCGAGGACCTGGTGATGTGGTGGAACTTCGTGGGCCGCGACCACGACGAGATCGTGGCCGCGCGCACCCGTTGGGAGGCCGAGCGCGTCGACCCGGGCACCGCGCCCCGGTTCGCCCCCGTCACCGGGGACGAGGGACCGCCGCTGCCCGCCCCCGGCACCGCCGGTAGGCGTCAGGGCTCCCGCGTCCGGCGCCGGGCGGTCAGCGCGCCCACACCTGCGGGGACAGGACCTTGA
- a CDS encoding Gfo/Idh/MocA family protein: protein MRDHVLGVAMNGVTGRMGYRQHLTRSILAIREAGGVALPDGSRIIPEPVLVGRNERKLSEIAERHGIERWTTDLDSVLSDDGISVYFDAQITHAREAAVRAAIAAGKHIYVEKPTASTLSAALELAKLARDAGVRNGVVQDKLFLPGLLKLRRLIDSGFFGEILSIRGEFGYWVFEGDWQPGQRPSWNYRAEEGGGMVLDMFPHWHYILEHLFGPVRAVTAKVATHIPRRWDENGEPYQATADDSAYGIFELEGGVIAQINSSWNVRVARDELVEFQVDGTHGSAVAGLRSCRVQHRSATPKAVWNPDLADDGRYREQWEQVPDNTEFPNGFRAQWENFLQHVVTGAPFPHDLLSGARGLQMAEAGLRSAAEGHTVELDEVTLS from the coding sequence ATGCGTGATCACGTGCTTGGTGTCGCCATGAACGGCGTCACCGGACGCATGGGGTACCGGCAGCACCTGACCCGGTCGATCCTCGCCATCCGTGAGGCGGGCGGCGTCGCCCTGCCCGACGGGTCCCGGATCATCCCCGAGCCGGTCCTGGTGGGCCGCAACGAGCGCAAGCTGAGCGAGATCGCCGAGCGCCACGGCATCGAGCGCTGGACCACGGACCTGGACTCCGTACTGTCCGACGACGGCATCTCCGTGTACTTCGACGCGCAGATCACGCACGCCCGCGAGGCCGCCGTACGCGCCGCCATCGCCGCGGGCAAGCACATCTACGTCGAAAAACCCACCGCGAGCACCCTCAGCGCCGCCCTGGAACTGGCCAAGCTCGCGCGGGACGCGGGCGTGCGCAACGGCGTGGTGCAGGACAAGCTCTTCCTGCCCGGACTGCTCAAGCTGCGCCGCCTCATCGACTCCGGCTTCTTCGGCGAGATCCTGTCCATCCGCGGCGAGTTCGGCTACTGGGTCTTCGAGGGCGACTGGCAGCCCGGCCAGCGCCCCAGCTGGAACTACCGCGCCGAGGAGGGCGGCGGCATGGTGCTGGACATGTTCCCGCACTGGCACTACATCCTGGAGCACCTCTTCGGTCCCGTGCGCGCCGTCACCGCGAAGGTGGCCACGCACATCCCCCGGCGCTGGGACGAGAACGGCGAGCCCTACCAGGCCACCGCCGACGACTCCGCCTACGGCATCTTCGAGCTCGAGGGCGGTGTCATCGCCCAGATCAACTCCTCCTGGAACGTGCGCGTGGCCCGCGACGAGCTGGTGGAGTTCCAGGTCGACGGCACCCACGGCAGCGCCGTGGCGGGCCTGCGCTCCTGCCGCGTCCAGCACCGCTCGGCCACGCCCAAGGCGGTCTGGAACCCCGACCTGGCCGACGACGGCCGCTACCGTGAACAGTGGGAGCAGGTGCCCGACAACACCGAGTTCCCCAACGGGTTCCGCGCCCAGTGGGAGAACTTCCTCCAGCACGTGGTCACCGGCGCCCCCTTCCCGCACGACCTGCTCTCGGGAGCCCGCGGCCTGCAGATGGCCGAGGCCGGCCTGCGCTCGGCCGCCGAGGGCCACACCGTGGAACTGGACGAGGTCACCCTGTCATGA
- a CDS encoding dihydrodipicolinate synthase family protein encodes MNTLRLPTDDGRIEAYTLRGTPVAATPLPPARTRTAYAAAHVVADPARPNAPGTPAAVDWEATLAFRHHLWDQGLGVADAMDTAQRGMGLDWAATAELIRRSGAQAAERGAALACGVGTDQIESSQTDLESVITAYEEQLDVVQGAGATPVLMASRALAASAQGHDDYARVYGRLLKRAERPVILHWLGTAFDPALAGYWGHTDPAEAIEPVAELIAEHAHAVEGIKVSLLDASLEVRLRRLLPEGVRLYTGDDFNYPDLIQGDDQGHSHALLGIFAAIAPAAARALAALDEGDTDRYRSLMEPTVPLARHLFAAPTFYYKAGIAFLSWLNGHQKGFHMVGGLHSARDLPHLGQVVRLADAAGALSDPELAVARMRALLEVSGVDQ; translated from the coding sequence ATGAACACCCTGAGACTGCCCACCGACGACGGGCGGATCGAGGCCTACACCCTGCGCGGCACGCCCGTGGCGGCCACGCCCCTGCCCCCGGCCCGCACCCGTACCGCCTACGCGGCGGCCCACGTGGTCGCCGACCCCGCCCGCCCCAACGCCCCCGGCACCCCCGCGGCCGTGGACTGGGAGGCCACGCTGGCCTTCCGCCACCACCTGTGGGACCAGGGGCTGGGCGTGGCCGACGCCATGGACACCGCCCAGCGCGGCATGGGCCTGGACTGGGCGGCCACCGCCGAGCTCATCCGCAGGTCCGGCGCGCAGGCCGCCGAGCGCGGCGCCGCCCTGGCGTGCGGTGTGGGCACCGACCAGATCGAATCTTCGCAGACCGACCTGGAAAGCGTTATCACGGCGTATGAGGAGCAGCTGGACGTCGTCCAGGGAGCCGGGGCCACCCCCGTCCTGATGGCCTCCCGCGCGCTGGCCGCCTCCGCGCAGGGGCACGACGACTACGCCCGCGTGTACGGCCGGCTGCTCAAGCGGGCCGAGCGCCCGGTGATCCTGCACTGGCTGGGCACCGCGTTCGACCCGGCCCTGGCCGGCTACTGGGGCCACACCGACCCCGCCGAGGCGATCGAACCCGTCGCCGAGCTCATCGCCGAACACGCCCACGCCGTGGAGGGCATCAAGGTCTCCCTCCTGGACGCCTCCCTGGAGGTGCGCCTGCGCCGCCTCCTGCCCGAGGGCGTGCGGCTCTACACCGGAGACGACTTCAACTACCCGGACCTGATCCAGGGCGACGACCAGGGCCACTCCCACGCCCTGCTGGGCATCTTCGCCGCCATCGCGCCCGCCGCCGCCCGGGCGCTGGCCGCCCTGGACGAGGGCGACACCGACCGCTACCGGTCCCTGATGGAGCCCACCGTCCCCCTGGCCCGGCACCTGTTCGCCGCCCCCACCTTCTACTACAAGGCCGGTATCGCCTTCCTGTCCTGGCTCAACGGCCACCAGAAGGGCTTCCACATGGTGGGCGGTCTGCACAGCGCCCGCGACCTGCCCCACCTGGGCCAGGTCGTGCGCCTGGCCGACGCGGCCGGGGCGCTCAGCGACCCCGAGCTGGCCGTGGCGCGGATGCGCGCCCTGCTCGAGGTGTCGGGGGTGGACCAGTGA
- a CDS encoding sugar phosphate isomerase/epimerase family protein — translation MTPTAVDLPSGRAAAVPTPVPGDPALARLSLNQATVKYWNLVQAVDGCLRAGLPAIGVWREPVAEMGLAEAARLVRRSGLRVSSYCRAGFLTRPDRAEALEDNRRAIDEAAELGAPCLVMVVGGLPEGERDLAAVRERMVEVLAELVPYALERGVRLALEPLHPMFCADRAVLSTLGQALDIAERFDAEAVGVVVDAYHVWWDPQVYAQIARAGAGGRIASFQACDWELPIPSDALLGRGMVGDGHADVRGLREAVDAAGYTGDIEVEIFNERVWSADGDEVIATVARRHVQYVL, via the coding sequence ATCACCCCCACCGCGGTGGACCTGCCCTCCGGCCGGGCCGCCGCGGTGCCCACCCCGGTGCCCGGCGATCCCGCGCTGGCCCGGCTCTCCCTCAACCAGGCCACCGTCAAGTACTGGAACCTCGTCCAGGCGGTGGACGGCTGCCTGCGGGCCGGGCTGCCCGCCATCGGTGTGTGGCGCGAACCGGTGGCCGAGATGGGGCTGGCCGAGGCCGCCCGGCTGGTCCGCCGCTCGGGTCTGCGCGTGTCCTCCTACTGCCGGGCGGGCTTTCTGACCCGGCCCGACCGGGCCGAGGCGCTGGAGGACAACCGCCGCGCGATCGACGAGGCCGCCGAACTCGGCGCGCCCTGCCTGGTCATGGTGGTGGGCGGGCTGCCCGAGGGCGAGCGCGACCTGGCCGCGGTGCGCGAGCGCATGGTCGAGGTGCTGGCCGAGCTGGTGCCCTACGCCCTGGAACGCGGTGTGCGCCTGGCCCTGGAGCCACTGCACCCGATGTTCTGCGCCGACCGCGCCGTGCTCTCCACCCTGGGCCAGGCGCTGGACATCGCCGAGCGCTTCGACGCCGAGGCGGTGGGCGTGGTCGTCGACGCCTACCACGTGTGGTGGGACCCCCAGGTGTACGCCCAGATCGCCCGGGCCGGCGCGGGCGGGCGCATCGCCTCCTTCCAGGCGTGCGACTGGGAGCTGCCGATCCCCTCCGACGCGCTGCTGGGCCGGGGCATGGTCGGTGACGGCCACGCCGACGTGCGCGGGCTGCGCGAGGCCGTGGACGCGGCGGGCTACACCGGCGACATCGAGGTGGAGATCTTCAACGAGCGCGTCTGGTCGGCCGACGGCGACGAGGTGATCGCGACGGTGGCGCGCCGGCACGTGCAGTACGTCCTGTGA
- a CDS encoding 5-dehydro-4-deoxyglucarate dehydratase has product MNFDGILFFPLTPFDGRGRVDEDVLAEHVDSGVGHGAGGVFAACGTGEVHALSAVEHAAVVRRSVQVTAGRVPVVAGAGGSVGTAIEQAASARELGADAVLLLPPYLVGAPQRGLVEYVRTVTSAVDIPVIVYQRGSMVFTPESAAELAAIPNVVGLKDGTGDLGRVRQIVLAVRAVRGEAFTFFNGLPTAELTVPAYSAVGVPLYSSAAFAFVPEVANAYFTAVHAGDPLADTLTREFFEPLVRLRDRVPGYAVSLVKAGARLRGVDVGGVRAPFVDPTPEEETALAGLIETGLSLVKEG; this is encoded by the coding sequence ATGAACTTCGACGGAATCCTGTTCTTTCCCCTGACGCCCTTCGACGGCCGGGGCCGGGTCGACGAGGACGTGCTGGCCGAGCACGTGGACTCGGGGGTCGGGCACGGCGCGGGCGGTGTGTTCGCGGCGTGCGGGACCGGGGAGGTGCACGCCCTCTCGGCCGTGGAGCACGCGGCCGTGGTGCGCCGGTCGGTCCAGGTGACCGCGGGGCGGGTGCCCGTGGTGGCGGGGGCCGGCGGCAGTGTGGGCACGGCGATCGAGCAGGCCGCCTCCGCCCGTGAGCTGGGGGCGGACGCGGTCCTGCTGTTGCCGCCCTATCTGGTGGGCGCCCCGCAGCGGGGCCTGGTGGAGTACGTGCGCACGGTGACCTCGGCGGTGGACATCCCGGTGATCGTCTACCAGCGCGGGTCGATGGTGTTCACGCCCGAGAGCGCGGCCGAGCTGGCGGCGATCCCGAACGTGGTGGGGCTCAAGGACGGGACGGGCGACCTGGGGCGGGTGCGCCAGATCGTGCTGGCCGTGCGCGCGGTGCGCGGCGAGGCGTTCACGTTCTTCAACGGGCTGCCCACGGCGGAGCTGACCGTGCCGGCCTACAGCGCGGTGGGTGTGCCGCTCTACTCCTCGGCGGCGTTCGCGTTCGTGCCGGAGGTCGCCAACGCCTACTTCACCGCGGTGCACGCCGGCGACCCGTTGGCCGACACCCTCACGCGCGAGTTCTTCGAGCCCCTGGTGCGTCTGCGCGACCGGGTGCCGGGGTACGCGGTCTCGCTGGTCAAGGCGGGGGCGCGGCTGCGCGGGGTGGACGTGGGCGGGGTGCGCGCCCCGTTCGTGGACCCGACCCCCGAGGAGGAGACCGCCCTGGCCGGGCTGATCGAGACCGGCCTGTCACTGGTCAAGGAGGGCTGA
- a CDS encoding mandelate racemase/muconate lactonizing enzyme family protein — protein sequence MRVSGVSARAFRLPLHRAWDGGVDRNDLVVVRVRTDTGQVGTGFAWTPLIGARAVEALVNDDCPAALVGREAHPALWEELVWHLREAGTSGLTLMAVAGIDIALWDLRARAAGESLVEAVGRRRASVPAYGSGVNLDYPLADLEEQVRRWLAAGHSAVKIKVGSAELSRDVERVGAVRELLGPDGVLMVDANQRWDVPTAARALAALADFDPFFVEEPLPAQDLEAHARLRERTGVPFAIGENLRTVQEFERAVELGVVDVAQPNVVRVGGITPFLRIAESMARRGVPVAPHLLPELSGQLALCLPRVAMVEEIDRASFAELGALARPSGVEFDRGRVRADTGPGHGLVFADTLTPVADHFP from the coding sequence GTGCGTGTGAGCGGGGTGTCGGCCCGTGCCTTCCGGCTGCCGCTGCACCGTGCCTGGGACGGGGGTGTGGACCGCAACGACCTGGTCGTGGTGCGGGTCCGCACCGACACCGGGCAGGTGGGGACGGGGTTCGCGTGGACCCCGCTGATCGGTGCGCGGGCGGTGGAGGCGCTGGTCAACGACGACTGCCCCGCGGCGCTGGTGGGTCGTGAGGCCCACCCGGCGCTGTGGGAGGAGCTGGTCTGGCACCTGCGTGAGGCGGGCACGAGCGGTCTGACGCTCATGGCGGTGGCGGGCATCGACATCGCCCTGTGGGACCTGCGGGCGCGCGCGGCGGGGGAGAGCCTGGTCGAGGCGGTGGGGCGCCGGCGTGCGTCGGTGCCCGCCTACGGCAGCGGGGTGAACCTGGACTATCCGTTGGCGGACCTGGAGGAGCAGGTGCGGCGGTGGCTGGCGGCCGGGCACAGCGCGGTCAAGATCAAGGTGGGCTCGGCGGAGCTGTCCCGTGACGTGGAGCGCGTGGGCGCCGTGCGCGAGCTGTTGGGTCCGGACGGGGTCTTGATGGTGGACGCCAACCAGCGCTGGGACGTGCCGACGGCGGCGCGGGCGCTGGCGGCGCTGGCGGACTTCGATCCGTTCTTCGTCGAGGAGCCGCTGCCGGCGCAGGATCTGGAGGCGCACGCGCGGCTGCGCGAGCGCACGGGGGTGCCGTTCGCGATCGGTGAGAACCTGCGCACGGTCCAGGAGTTCGAGCGGGCGGTGGAGCTGGGGGTGGTGGACGTGGCCCAGCCCAACGTCGTGCGGGTCGGGGGGATCACCCCGTTCCTGCGCATTGCGGAGTCGATGGCGCGCCGGGGGGTGCCGGTGGCTCCGCACCTGTTGCCCGAGCTGTCGGGTCAGTTGGCGCTGTGCCTGCCCCGGGTGGCGATGGTCGAGGAGATCGATCGGGCCTCCTTCGCCGAGCTGGGCGCGTTGGCCCGCCCCAGCGGAGTGGAGTTCGACCGGGGGCGGGTGCGGGCCGACACCGGGCCCGGCCACGGCCTGGTGTTCGCCGACACGCTCACACCGGTCGCCGACCACTTCCCCTAG